aaatatagaatTTATCCTTCTTTGGAAGATTTGaggtgcattacataatccaaatggcattactTTCCATTGATAATGTCCATTAGGAGCACTAAAAGCTGTTAAAGGTTTAGATTCTTTGGTTAGCATGATTTGCCAAAATCTCGATTTACaatcaaatttactaaaatatattgcttgtttagcttgattaattaaaatatccttTCTTGGATAAAAAATccatcaaaaataatattttaatttaatcttttataattaataaccattctagcttttcctcttttatttcaAATGGTTTCGACTATAAAACAGGACTAGAATGTGGActattagtttttctattaatccttttctattgattccttaatttgtatatcaaattcatctatATCTTATTTAGTATAGATAATTGATTTGACTCTAATAACTTTATTGGGATTTTCCAATTTAATATCACAATACCTAGGGTTATTTTgccataattttaatggttcttcactaaaattattttctaaaattttaaacaaccaaTGATTTGTTTCTAGTtgtttaatcttttcttttctttttggtgtaaaatttttatcatacacaaatttatgattttctactAATGATATCTCTATAGAAGATTTTTCTcgataacataattaatttttatcaatagaaaatggtaaatgttggtataagaaattattttctaataatataTCTTGATGCATTGTAGGAAAACATAAGATTTTGGTATCACAAATCTTACATTACTTATGTATATAGGTATATTTCTAGCCTTATATTGAAATTGCATTTCAATATATGTAGAACATTTCCTAgattggaaatttgaaaatgtaattacatCATTTGTTCCAACTCTCATTTGTTGAATGATTGTTGAAGTTTGTATTTCTTCCATTCTAGTGTTAAAATAGGTATATGAACTGTTTTCATTCTTATTGGTGTAGAACTTGAACTTACATTATCCTCTTCTTTCTCTATTTGAGTATTTGAggtaaaattaaattctcatttgtatttattatagcaatatttttaaaatataatttattgcTGACGACATATATTCTATTGTACTTACAGGTTTAAAAGTACTTGCACTACTTATTTTCTCTATCATCCAGTCTTTTGGTATTGATAGATCTCTTAGATGTAATAATTGTAGTTGTATTTCGTAGTAAATTTATTAGGTTCAAAgaactcaataattttattattaatctcttttatttctacttCTGCAGATTTGTATATTCTTTAATAGAAGTCCAACTTATTGCTAGATCTTCGCTAAATCattgattttagaatttttgtttgaattcttAAACATAAACACTCTTCTATTAGAGGGTTTGTAATGGATATAAAGTAATTTGGTTTAACTTTAAATCCTATTACACCAAGatgtaaatttgattgaattcctccaataagtgcttttattggattttcaaatcttttatctaaCAAAACGCTATTATAAGTATATCATGACCTTTTTCTAAATAAAGCTCTAATAGTTATCATTATTATTCCTAAATGTATATATCTAACTTGAGGGTATTTCTTTTAATCctcttaattttatctttagtaaaTAATGGGATTTTTGTTAATCCTCCTCTAGTATCCTTTGCTACCGTATTTCCACTTATTTTCTCTATATGTCTTTGACtccatattttgaatttagatattttatacatttcttatttagaaatatgattttatttatttattctatcaTTTCATCGAAAAgtaattttcttctccaattaaATTTCCTAATTTTATATCTTGTTGTTCGTTACTAggaatttcttctaattgattattaaaactacttcttatattaaacataaatatatattctttatcgATACCTATTTcgatattaattcatataaaatctCTTGAGATTTATTTCCTCTTCGTAACATATTTCTAATTCTTGTTCTTCAAgtgtttttatcattttctttgcactttttcctttattaggACAATTTGGTGCTATGTGACCTTCttcatcacatataaaatatttacaaatttgtttttagatttttaaaagttttcttctaacaaatctttttttattaatatatcttttatttccGGTTTCTATTTAACTAGTTTAtaccttctattttctttttatatttttataagtctTAGGACGTATTTGTTTACATCCAAATTTTCATTCGTTTTCTAggaatttttacaatatttagtACTTAAATTATGCTTAACTTGTTTAGTAGCTTTACTTTGCAAACAATGTAGAGTTATTCTCTCTTTGCAAAATTTATCCTATTTCCTCTGAGTCTATAATTTCGGTGGTACTCACTATTTTACTATGTTTATCTAGATAAGAgacatattttttatacatatctaATCCTATGGTGGtagtaatttatgaaaatattagtttttcaaaattttatattttcatttttagttttgatatccatgaagaaatttttagaaaattcttcTAGATATCTAATATCTTCCTCTATTTGAGTATTCAAGggtaaaattaaattctcatttgtatttattataGCATTATTTGACATGTATTCTATTGTACTTACGGGTTTAGAAGTACTTGCACTACTTATTTTCTCTATCATCCAGTTTTTTAGTATTGATAGATGTCTTAGATGTAATTAGTATCATGTTTACGCATTATATGGCTGGTTGAATAGTCGTcaatttttattactattaacttctttctctcttttgttGTAGTGAATTATATGATAACTCTTAAAACTTTTGTGGGTATGGCTGCAATCCCCATTTGCttgccccccccccccccccccacttGGGCTCACCATTGTCATTCAAGTTGTAGATTTTGAAgctcaaaattcaaaacagCATAATATTTTATGTGGATGGGACGGTGCAATTGGGTATCGAGCACCTTTTTCATTGGGTTTTTTGTCGTTATTGTAGTTGCCTGTCTTGTTTTTGGTCGTTTGGTTTGGTTTACTTTATTTGGTCAATTCTTTCTGCTCTGCGAAATGTCATATAAACTCATAACATTATCTTTAAAGAGCATGACAGAAAGAAAGACATGAAGATACGTTTCATGAAGCGACGGTGACCATTAACTTGATCTAAAGCTATTGCTGCAGCTGATGCAAATGCAAACGCAAATGGGTGCTGCTGACCCAACAAAGAACAGAATATGTGTTAAAACTCTAGTGGATGGGGTAATATAAAAtaggaagttgtttttaatttcaacgGAGGAGAAGCAAAAATGAGGAGAGATGATTCATTGTTCACAGACAAAGATTAACTAACACATATGTTTGACTTATACATAATCGTGGGACATTAGCAGCAGCCATTATGGCCTGTTTAGGAAAAGGTGATGattagataatatatttatgGGTGGAGttagatttaaataattttgttcaaCTTTGAGTCAAACTCAATTTCATACTAGTATTTTCAAACTTGGATGGACCCTAATGTTTCTGGGGGGGTGCATGATTGGGGACATATGCCTTtgtaaatgatattaaaatgcAAATCCTTTGATTTTGAGGCACTAGTGCTCCTAGGAAAATGCAATTTGTAGCGCATGATCATCAAAGTACTAATATGATGCAGAGATAGTGGTGCTTATTTTACGGCTATTATTATCCACACCAGATGACAGAATTATTCCAAAGaccataaattaaaattttaagtgttaatgaatttaatgttataaaatatattttaaaaaaaattatttaccaaataatatacttttaaaagcaaaatatttaaaggatattaaaataaataaataaaatttgctCTTTTATTATGGAagataaaaatgttttaaattttaaagcatttaaaatattatttcaatgaTTATCAATTGATTTATGCAACTATATCATACAGGCCTGAATTTTcaacatttgatatttttagattattattacgatattttgtaaataaaatgagATCTCATTGGAAAAATGGCAATAGTTTGAAGAATTTTCAGGGTGCAATTTGACTTAtacaagtgttttttttttaaaactactatttgtaataaaaaaaaccattttaagaaaaaggaaaagtaaaaaaaaaaatcacgaattttaaaagatttaattttgaaagtataaaacacacacacacattttTGAGACAAACCATATAATTGGGTTGAGGTGGGGTTTGAAATCCAATTCCAAAGATTCTTACCCAAACTCTTGCATTTACATGGAAATTCGAGACCATTATATTTGCATGTATAACAAGATAtgctattttatttcattgtaaCCTTTTAGAATTGGAATAACATAGTGATTACTCACATATTCCAAAGAGAGATGggacaatttcttttcttactCAAAACAAACTCTATTGCTTGGATCAACTTGTAATTTGGATGgaggaaaattttatgtattaaatttaaattataatctttgtttttatatttcacataaaatatgatttgattgtttaataaatatgattttgCGATTTTATTAGCAAAGATAGAGGTTAATAGTTAAATGTGGGTTTTCGTGACTTGAGTGCTTGTTGACACTCAAACTtgtaatactttaaaaaaaagtgattttaaaattttatacatataaatatttaaagataaagttaaaaagtaaaaaataaaataaaagtcttTCTATATTAAGTGATAACTGATAAGTAACTCCTTATATGTTTATCATTTTCACATTGTACTCCTAAAATGAACTACTAAACGTGCTTTAAAAACTTGAATTACTAAAAACactaattttaagttaatttattttttaacttaagcCTTGTTtgataaagtgttgaaaaattcaatcaactgaaaattaataatctcaacaatttaattttctaaacatgtttgataatttaaaatgaaatttactaaataaagctttttcaaaaataatcaataaatattatttaatagagaataagtttaattattaatttttattttattctaataggctaattatatttcttatttaattttatctaatacacaaactaattttataacttaaatttaatatttaaatttttaacatttattttttctagaaaaaggaaacaagtTGGAGGGCAGATCAGAAGATAATTAATTAGGAGTATTGGTGGCAATCAAGGGTTGGGCAGTGGAATAATGGGTGGTCCATCATCTATTCATAAAGTTGTAATGCTTTGAAGTAATTTAAATGAGAAATATAAGTGTGTGGGACTTAAAAGGGCGTGGTCTCCGCTTCCCATAAAATATCAGTTTGGATggataattaaatataatataacacatataatttattttttattttacgatataatgttattataatatttagttttactgttataattatttttatattaataataagtaaaCGTACTACTCTTTTAAACTTACCCTAACTTTCTGCTAATACAGTGGTAGCTTTGAACTGATTATTACCATCCAAAACTATGACGTGAAGTCACCATTTGTACGATAAAGACAGTTATAACCTCGTCAGGCACACAATCTGATTGTTCTCTAGTGGCGGTTGTATAGTACTAATCTCAGCTCCACggtgatgatgaagatgaactACTACATACAGTAGAGGCATACACTGTTTACGTGTATGCTATGTATTGATGATAAATAGTTATagtaatatatgtttatatactcGTAGAgataatgtattaaatattaaaaaaaaaacctctcgTGTTTCCATCAACGGACGGTAAGGAAATCAGCCCATgtttaaatataaacataaatttattaaactttattttcattatatattaattaggtGTTTAAGtcgttttaatttcattttcattatatattaattaggtATTTAGGtcgtttttaattttatttaggaaaataagatgttttttgaaaagaaagtaTGAAAGTGTGTTTAGTTGAAGCGCTtttaagttacaattttaatttttaatataattaatttctttggtCAAATGGTTAAATGATGATAGTTTTATTCTTGAGTCCCAGATTTGATTGCTCTCCTCTCccatttacatttatattttttatttcatgctgttttaagttttttttaaatgaatgcTTTTAATGTATTAGCTTCATtagttaaatggttaaataacaataatttcattattgagACCTaagtttaattcatttttctgaacacatttgtaatttttatttcatattgtttcaagtttttaattaataaatatattatttttattttttatattttaattcatcttttaattaataactcttttattcataaaatcaaataataaatttgtaattatataataaatatatatatattttacatatatcattatgttaaaaatatttgaaattaataactctttatatataaaataaacatcaactaaaatttttaatatatttttccttatatataatatttatatgtcaaatatttattttctctatgtATATTGTGGGTATgttgatttctaatattataaaataaaataattatttgaatataattattatttttatatgtaaaatatttcaaatataattatttttcatatacatTGTGAGtatcatatttcaaatattattatatgtgaaatatttcaattaattatttgaaatatcattatgtttacatgtgaaatattttaagtacacatacaaaaatatttactgCACTCATGATATATATAgattgaaaattaaagattacaaatataaaagttatatttactaaaataatcatatttgtaataattattttatttgattttatgaataaaagatttattaattaaaagatgaattaaaataaaaaattgaaaacaatatatttattaattaaaataaaaacttgaaacaataagaaataaaaattacaaacgtGTTTAGAAAAGGAATTGAACCTAGGtctcaataattaaattattatttaaccattCAACTAGGAAAgtgatatattaaaaataatcattaaaagaagaagaagcttaaaacaacatgaaataaaaaaatataaatgtgagTGAGAAAGAAATCGAACCTAGACTTAATGACAAAACTACCACATTTAACCATTCAactaaagaaattaattatattaaagaagttaaaaattGCAACTTAAAAGAAAAGCGTATCTAGTTGGACGAGCTTTCCTACCACCTATGCTTTGTTTCTCTCCTAAAAACGGCCTATttccttaaataaaataaaaaatgacttagaaggccaaattaatttttttttttacttatttagcCATTAATCTCAACCACTATAGTCAGTTTCCAACACACAACtcaactctctctctctctctcttcacTTTCTCTATAAACTGAAAGCTTCTAGTAGCTGTACTCTATGATTTGTCTTCAATCTATTcagaaataatataataatgaagtCCATAATTTATGAAGTTTATAGAAGTATGGTTAAAACtgataaatgttttatttaattttattatattttacgggataaatattaaatttgtcacgtatataataaacataattacatgttattatttactatcataaaaaatagtttaaattaaaagtgatctaatttggatAATGTTTATTAGATTGTAGCTATTAAATAAAGCATAAGTCAAAAATGTGTAAATACTgtagtaactaatttctaacgATGATGAACTAATTAGAAATTAGGGTTAATGtgtaaatactataaatattagggttatggtccataaattatatatataacttctCTAATATCCcatatttagaaaagaaaagagaaaatcacTGTTTCTAAATTACTCGTATGCTAATTTGGAATATTAAAATGCCAAGAACCAgtgaattcaaatatattttcacaAGATAAATCCCgatttattatgaaattataacgaaattttgaaaacaatccTAAACTCTAAAAAAGGATTATAATAAAGAGAGGagaattcatatttaattttggaagTGTAAAAGTACAGGTGTGACCGCCACCAGTACTTTTGTTAATTATGATAAACCCAGGTAAAGAAAATTGGCTTTTGTTTTGGGGAGTGAAAAGTTTTGTTAATTATTACGAATAAGTACTGAGGCTTTCGTTTTCAGGTTTAGTTGAAATTATATAAGGTGGAAAGAAAGTACTCTCAcaatatatttactattttatcttttcaaaaatatattattattttataaaatgatcgAGTATTCTGAGTTGGAATTTAGCTGATGTGTAAATATTGACTCAAACAACCATTTAATATAGagcataaattgaaaataaatatatggtaaaATCTCAATCCGTTTGTGGAGTTAAAATTTCCGGCACTTGTGTACCAAATAATTACCCATAGGTAATTATATCTTAAGGGTTAGTATTTGGCATATTGATAAtgtactttttttaatattttattatatcctTATAAGACACTTGTTAACTCCTGATTTtacttgtaaaatttaaaatctccattaataatataccaaatattattCCTATTTCTTGaacactaaaataatattttctgtTACATATCTAGTATCTTTTATAATGTTTGACCACATTGTTGTTTTCAGTTgacaatattatatttaaagatatatttatacatgaaaatttgaaCAATATCTTTAATAcacttttttagaaaaaaatatttagtgattattaaccattaaatattaacttaattaatattgttatttaaaagtgtaatttcaaGCCTACAATTAAATCTATACTTTTCTAGAATTTAATggtttatgaattttaaaaaatattatgtgtttaaatatattcgaatatataaaattaagacaATAATAAAGCAAAGTTTGTAGttgagaaattaaattttaaaatttttaaaataaatttacacaacttcaaaagaatcaaatttaatttgaatctATCACATGAATCATAAAGTAAATTATAACCTTAAACATTAAAGTTCAAATATCACAATTTTTATGaagacattttaattattatatacctaataagttgattatttaatgACTATGGTATAATTTAAAGGAGAAACCACGTATATCCATTCTATATAATAGCCCTCTCACGATGAAATCATAAAAAGACAAGATAAAagggtttcttcttttcattcttCTGTCCTTCCTTCCGTTCCTTGGGGGGGGGGGttctttaattttggtttttactTTGGCatgaacaacaaaaaaaaccctagtATTGTGTGAAGTTCTCCTGGTCACTCATTACCGAAAACGTCATGGATCTTGGATTTTAAGGTCTTTTCCTTAAACGGGTTTAGTTTGTTTTCAGATCTGTCTCattcctttttaatatttttctatgtattGTGGAACAGTTTATTTCTTCGTTTCGGTAAATTGTGTGTTGCCTGCTTTGTTTCCTTATATGGGAAATGCTTTACCCTTTCTTCCTTTCATCTAATACCTTCTTCTTTGGGACATAGAAATTGACAGAAGAGAGTGAGCACACAGAGGCACTTGTATAAGGCTATACTTTTGCTTTTGCGTGCTCACTTCTCTTTCTGTCAGTTTCCAGTGCCGGAATTTGATCTTAATTTCCTTTTGGTCACTTCTCGGCCTGTTTTGTTCCATACTCTCTACTCTTGTCTTGTCTCGCTTATCCCCCATTTCCCTCTGTCTCTCTATAATTATTGATTAATCACATGTGATCTTCCCTCTCCTCTGGGACTGGGACTAGTTAATTTAGAAGCCAGCAAAAATACTCTACTCTGGGAATATGGTCTACGTCTGactgtctctttttttttttttgttgttgtttctattcaaaatgttttaatttatgttttaaattcaataaatagcATCAACGCGTGACTTTCGATGTTATTGACTATGCCTGATCACTGTGCGGATTTAACGGCAAGACTATGAATAGTATGGGACCATTCATGTTATTAATTGCCTATTAGTAGCTATAGCTAGTATGGTCCTCCAACTAaccctctttcttttctttttctggttTGTTTCTTGTTATTGTTTCTACTATCTTCTtcggtttttctttcttttttttaattcctgCGCATGCGATCATAGTCAGTACCCAGAAATTCGTCCTGCTTGGAGCTTGCTTTCACCTGAATCTAGCTTGCTTTCACCTGAATCTAGCAGAATCTGGTTGCTTTCACTGATCACAATTGCAAATGGAGGTTTCTATTTGTAAATTCAACTATAAACCCACACTTGAACAATTGACGTGTTGCTTGTTTAGTGTCTGTGATTAATGGGTGTTGATCTGCAGCTAGTTCTTGCCTCAATTTAGGGGAATCAAGGTTTTACCCATTTTGCGGTGTATTTACCTGCTCTTCTTTGCTTCCATGGGGTGATTTGATGATGTACCGTGAGTGCTGAAAAGAAGAAGGGCcctgggggggggggggagggaACTAGGTTTTAGGTTTTGTGATGAGTTTCCATCAACAGTTTGTCTGGTTTTTCATGTTCCTGTTGCAGAAcaggtttaattttttaaatcatctTAAAAACCCATTTAATCTTCGTTCATTTGAAGTACATGCATCCGTCTGTTTTATGAATTGTTTCTTGCGTCAATATTTTTCAAGCTTATCGCACTACAACTTCAAACTGTGTCCAGgcctttattatttcttgtatATCCTAAAACATCAGTTGGATTGTATCAAGGTAAAGAGTTGCATGCAATCAACAATTCTCAAgcactcttttatttttattttttatttttgtataactATAAGTGTTCTCATGGTTTTTCAGGAATCTAATCTTGTTCTGGCCGGGTTGGTATGCAGGTAAAGCTTCCCAAAGTTTaagataactttttttttttttttacctttgtGATTACCTGCAAATAAAGATAAGAGTTTCTATGCATGTgttatttgaatggtttgatGATAAGTAATTGGGCGTATCAATCTTTTATTGTATGCACCTAAACCGATCTTGATAATGTCAAAGCTGGAAGATAAACGCTCTACAAATATGTGATACTGAAGGCTAATTACATACTGTTTATCTTGCAGTGCATGTATTGAATCGAAGAAAGGAAATATGTTTTGGTCCATGTTTAGTATCATATCTAGGCATCTGCTGCTGTTTAACTTAATCTGTGTAAGCAAAACGAGACTTGTCTttaataagaaattttgaaaagaaaaatt
This sequence is a window from Gossypium raimondii isolate GPD5lz chromosome 5, ASM2569854v1, whole genome shotgun sequence. Protein-coding genes within it:
- the LOC105767534 gene encoding uncharacterized protein LOC105767534 isoform X3, whose protein sequence is MVLQLTLFLFFFWFVSCYCFYYLLRFFFLFFNSCACDHSQYPEIRPAWSLLSPESSLLSPESSRIWLLSLITIANGGLYYFLYILKHQLDCIKESNLVLAGLVCSACIESKKGNMFWSMFSIISRHLLLFNLICGLFSIGKALLHRTTVNGWGSLIWFYGDVTIIHQT
- the LOC105767534 gene encoding uncharacterized protein LOC105767534 isoform X4, which codes for MVLQLTLFLFFFWFVSCYCFYYLLRFFFLFFNSCACDHSQYPEIRPAWSLLSPESSLLSPESSRIWLLSLITIANGGFYLNLILFWPGWYAAGFIFHWQSLAPSDDCEWMGFSHLVLWGCHYHTPNLKCSNLISRLQNNTVAGVSKNVVEYHGRGYTQRI
- the LOC105767534 gene encoding uncharacterized protein LOC105767534 isoform X7, with protein sequence MVLQLTLFLFFFWFVSCYCFYYLLRFFFLFFNSCACDHSQYPEIRPAWSLLSPESSLLSPESSRIWLLSLITIANGGFYLNLILFWPGWYAADDCEWMGFSHLVLWGCHYHTPNLKCSNLISRLQNNTVAGVSKNVVEYHGRGYTQRI
- the LOC105767534 gene encoding uncharacterized protein LOC105767534 isoform X8; amino-acid sequence: MVLQLTLFLFFFWFVSCYCFYYLLRFFFLFFNSCACDHSQYPEIRPAWSLLSPESSLLSPESSRIWLLSLITIANGGFYLNLILFWPGWYAAGFIFHWQSLAPSDDCEWMGFSHLVLWGCHYHTPNLKCSNLISRLQNKSVQECC
- the LOC105767534 gene encoding uncharacterized protein LOC105767534 isoform X5 — protein: MVLQLTLFLFFFWFVSCYCFYYLLRFFFLFFNSCACDHSQYPEIRPAWSLLSPESSLLSPESSRIWLLSLITIANGGFYLNLILFWPGWYAAGFIFHWQSLAPSDDCEWMGFSHLVLWGCHYHTPNLKCSNLISRLQNNNRCFRNAWTNACASC
- the LOC105767534 gene encoding uncharacterized protein LOC105767534 isoform X1; its protein translation is MVLQLTLFLFFFWFVSCYCFYYLLRFFFLFFNSCACDHSQYPEIRPAWSLLSPESSLLSPESSRIWLLSLITIANGGLYYFLYILKHQLDCIKVKSCMQSTILKHSFIFIFYFCITISVLMVFQESNLVLAGLVCSACIESKKGNMFWSMFSIISRHLLLFNLICQGLFSIGKALLHRTTVNGWGSLIWFYGDVTIIHQT
- the LOC105767534 gene encoding uncharacterized protein LOC105767534 isoform X2; this translates as MVLQLTLFLFFFWFVSCYCFYYLLRFFFLFFNSCACDHSQYPEIRPAWSLLSPESSLLSPESSRIWLLSLITIANGGLYYFLYILKHQLDCIKESNLVLAGLVCSACIESKKGNMFWSMFSIISRHLLLFNLICQGLFSIGKALLHRTTVNGWGSLIWFYGDVTIIHQT
- the LOC105767534 gene encoding uncharacterized protein LOC105767534 isoform X6 — protein: MVLQLTLFLFFFWFVSCYCFYYLLRFFFLFFNSCACDHSQYPEIRPAWSLLSPESSLLSPESSRIWLLSLITIANGGFYLNLILFWPGWYAAGFIFHWQSLAPSDDCEWMGFSHLVLWGCHYHTPNLKCSNLISRLQNKCFRNAWTNACASC